In the Halorubrum ruber genome, ACCGGCTCATGCTCGACGACGAGCGCTTCGTCGACGGGACGCACACGACGAAGTACCTCGACGAGGATCTCGACCGCGAGTTAGTCGCCGAGGCGCAGGAGAAGTGGGGGACCGAGTCGTCCGCCGCGGGCGACGGCGACGACGAGGAGGTCACCGAGCGCGAGTTCACCGTCGAGGTGAACGGCAAGCGCTTCGACGTGGAGTTAGAGGAGCGCGGCGCGCCCGCGATTCCGGTGCCGGAGGGCGGCGGTGGCGGCGGGAGCGGCGGCCAGCAGCGTCCGCCGCAGGCGAAGTCCGACGACGGCGGCGACGACGGAGTCGATGTCGCGGAGGGCGGCGAGGCCATCGACGCGGAGATGCAGGGGACGATCCTCTCGGTCGACGTCGACGAGGGCGACGAGGTCGCCGCCGGCGACGTGGTCTGCGTCCTCGAGGCGATGAAGATGGAGAACGACGTGGTCGCCGAGCGCGGCGGCACCGTCGCGAGCGTCCACGTCGGCGAGGGCGACAGCGTCGACATGGGCGACGTGCTGATCGTGCTGGAGTGAGGTCGGGCGTTCCCTGGACGCTGTCGTTTATAAATAATCGACGGTGCTGCGGTGAGAGGTTCTGAGGCCTACCTGCTCACTTGGATCCGTTGAAATCTCCAGTGAGTGGTATACGTCCCCCCCGCCGGTCGTACAGACGTAGCGACGAGCGATTTCGGGAGTAGGTATCGCAGATCTGCGGCCGCGATGTCGTATCTAACTAACCACGAACGACGGCGACGAGCGCTTATAAATGGGGTGCGGTGGCGCGCCTGCGAGCGGCCGGAGCGAAGCGGAGGCCGCGAGCCAGCCCGCGAGGGAGTCAGTCGCCGGAGCGAAGCGATGGCGACTGACGAGGCTGGGGAGGCGTGAGGCTGTGCGGTGCTGTGCGGGGCGGGACTCAAAGGGGCAGCCGTGAGGGCGTCGTAGGCGACGAAAGCACCGCAGGGAGCGAACGGAGTGAGCGACCGAGGAGCGTGGTTCGAGACGCCTTCGGCGTCTCGTCATCACGAAAGGCGCGAAGCGCCTTTCGAACGACAGCGAGCGTACGACGCCCTCACGGCTGGGGCTTTGGAGGCACTCGCCGCGGTAGCGTCAGTAACTAACAAACAGCTGACAGAAGCGCCCCAATTCTCTTTATAAACGGCCTCTCTCTCGACGTACTACACGTACTCCCGCTACCGATCAGGAAGCGAGCGCGGTCTTGCGGTCGATTCAGTCGCGCAACCCTGAAAGTATCAAACGTAGAGTATTCTGTACAGAGAGCCTATCCAGCAATTCGTCGGACCGCGGTTCCGATGGTAAAGCCGAGCGTCCCCACGATCGCCGCGGCAACTGCGCTTCCGACGACGGCGTATCTGACGAGCCACAGCAGTCCAGGTTTGGCTCCGCTCAGTCCGATACCACCGTAGTTCAGGATGACTCCGGCGACCGCAGCGAACACGAGCAACCAACTCACTCCGATCCCCCCGTTAGAGTACGCTTGGACCGCAACGAAGATCGTGAGCAGCACGGCGTACCCCTGCCACCATAGCAGCAAATGGATCTGAGGAAAGCCTACTGTCCTCACCACCGCGAAGTAGGAGATCGACGCGAGGAAGAGTATTCCGGCACCGATACTCCACCGTCTCGTTCGCTTTCGATCCTCACCCAGTAGGAGGGTTCGAGTGTCGACGGGGACCATTCATAATCCGCCTTTCTAGGTGTAAAAAGTAAGAAATTACGACGTGACTGATTCGTACTCCTCATCGTCCGGCCGTTTCAGTCGAAAATAGGATCTCAGCGGAAGCAATTGTTTATAAATAGCCGTTGGCGGATCGACGGCGAGGACCGCCGAAGCCCCAGCCGGGAGGACCGCGCACGCTCGTTGTCGCCCGAAAATCTCCGATTTTCGGGATGACGAGACGCCTCCGGCGTCTCGAACCACGCGCTTCAGTCGCTCGCGATCCTCGCTCCTTCCAGTGCTTACGTCGCCTGCGCGGTCCTCCCGGCTGCCCCTTCGAGTCCCACCCGACCGCGACCGCACAGCACCTCACACCTCCCCAGCCTCGCGGTTCGCGCTCTCCGAGCGCTCACCGCGTCCCTCGCGCGTGCTGTCTCGCGGCCGCCGGTGGCGGCCGCTCGCAGGCACGCGCCGACCGCATCGTTTGTTTATAAGCAATCGTCGCCGTCGCTTGCGTCTTTTAAATATCGTATCGCTGTCGAGGCTCGCGTCGCGAACTCCCGTTACCGACCCCGCAATCCCAGCAGCTCCCGCGTCTGCTCGGGCGTCGCCACGGGCCGCCCCAGCTCCTCGGCGATCCGCGCCGCGCGCGCCACGAGCTCCTCGTTCGTCGCCAGCTCGCCCTTCTCGTAGTACCGGTTGTCCTCTAAGCCGACCCGGACGTGCCCGCCGAGCAGCAGCGACTGGGTCGTCAGCGGGAGCTGGTGCGGGCCGAACCCGATCACGTTGAACTCGACGCCCTCGGGGAGCGCCTCGACCCGATTCATCAGATTCCGCGGGTGCGGCGGCGACGTGGTCCCGCCGCCGAACAGGAAGTTGAGGTAGGGGGGATCCTCTAAGTCGTCCAGAACCTCCAACGACTCGTTGAGATGACCGTCGTTGAACACCTCCAGTTCGGGTTTGATCTCCCGCTCCTTCATCTCCGCGTGGAGCGACGACACCAGCTCCCGGGTGTTCTCCGACGTGAGCCGGTCGTAGCGGTTGAGCGGCCCCATGTCGAGCGACGCCATCTCGGGGGCGGGGTCGGTCCGGAGCGGCTCGTGCCGGAGTGCGTCCGGCGCCGCCGTCCCGCCCGTCGAGTGCTGGAGGACCGCCTCGTCGGTCGCCTCCCGGACCGCGTCGGCGACCTCCTGAAACCGCTCCGCCGAGAAGGCGCGCTCCCCGTCGTCGCGGCGGGCGTGGAGGTGGAGCACGCTGGCGCCCGCCTCCTCGCAGGCGGCCGCGGCCGCCGCGATCTCTTCGGGCGTCTCCGGGAGGTCCGGGTGCGCCTCCTTCCCGTGGACGCCGCCCGTGAGCGCCGCAGTGATGATCGCCGGCTTCCCGTCGAGGTAGTCGTCGTACGTCATTCCGCCCCGCCGTCCCCGCGGTCGGCGTCGTCGCTCGTTGTCTCCGCCTCCGAACCGACGTAGAACTCGCAGTCCGCCGCCGGGTCCAACTCGTACCGGGCGTTACAGATATCAGCGCGCATCGGCTGGACGAACGATTCCGTCACGGTGCAGAACGCGCGGGCCGTGTCGAACGACTTCCCCTCACCCTCCTCGCGGTACGCCAAGTGCTGGCACGTCTCGTCCATAGCGGACGGAGGCGGGGGAACGGCTTGAAACCACGCGTCGCGCGTTCCGATTCCATCGGACGCGGCCCGCGCCGGCCCACCCCGATCCGACCGACGCTGTTTAACCGAACGCCCGAGAACGGGTGGCCATGGAGCCGGTCGACGACTGGCGGTCGGCGATCGACGAGGCCGGGGAGCTGACCGGCCCGATCGCGGCGGCCATCGTCGAGGCCCACGGCGACCGCGGGCAGCGCGCCATCGAGGCGGTCGGCGAGGGCCGCGTGAAGCGCTACCGAGATTTCACCGTCGTCGTCGGCCACGAGGACGAGTACGTCGTCGAGGACGGGGAGTG is a window encoding:
- a CDS encoding 3-keto-5-aminohexanoate cleavage protein, which produces MTYDDYLDGKPAIITAALTGGVHGKEAHPDLPETPEEIAAAAAACEEAGASVLHLHARRDDGERAFSAERFQEVADAVREATDEAVLQHSTGGTAAPDALRHEPLRTDPAPEMASLDMGPLNRYDRLTSENTRELVSSLHAEMKEREIKPELEVFNDGHLNESLEVLDDLEDPPYLNFLFGGGTTSPPHPRNLMNRVEALPEGVEFNVIGFGPHQLPLTTQSLLLGGHVRVGLEDNRYYEKGELATNEELVARAARIAEELGRPVATPEQTRELLGLRGR